The following DNA comes from Patagioenas fasciata isolate bPatFas1 chromosome 34, bPatFas1.hap1, whole genome shotgun sequence.
cccctccccacagCGCCCCCAGCACCGTGTCCGCTGGGGGGGACGGGTGTTCctgcggggacacaggggggcagcctcggacgccggggtccctcctggacgcctgggtccctcccagacacctgggtccctcccggacacctgggtccccctggacgcctgggtcccccccggatgcctgggtcccccccagacacctgggtccccctggacgcctgggtcccccggacaccagtgtcctcccggacgcctgggtcccccccggacgcctgggtcccccccggatgcctgggtcccccgaccTGGTGCCGCCTGATCTGCGCCTCCACAAACGCGTCGCGTTTCTCCACCAGGCGCAGCAGCTCCCGCAGCCCCGGGTTGGGCAGCACCTGGGCCGTATGGATCCCATAGGGACCTTATGGatcccatagggacccccagggccCTAGAGAACCCCCTTCCCCATAGAAGCCCTGTATCTCCTCTCAGCCCCATAGAAGCCCTATAGCTGGGCTGTGTAGACCCTATAGACCCCCTTTCCAGACCATAGAGCCCCTCTGCAGAATCCTATAgactcccccagccccatagacccctataagcccccagccccatagagcccctatGACCcgctcccagccccatagagcccctataaccccctcccagccccatagagccctataaccccctcccagccccatagagcccctataaccccctcccagccccatagacccctataaccccctcagccccatagacccctataaccccctcagccccatagacccctataacccctcccagccccatagacccctgtAACCCcctcagccccatagacccctataacccctcccagccccatagacccctataaccccctcagccccatagacccctataacccctcccagccccatagacccctataaccccctcagccccatagacccctataaccccctcccagcctcatagacccctataaccccccagccccatagacccctataacccctcccagccccatagaccccataaccccccgcCCCACAGCCCCGTGGGTCCCGCGGGCTCAcgcgcagcagcggcagcagatcCAGCGCCTGCacgctgcccctgccccacacgTCCAGCAGCTCCACCAGGCAGCGCGCGAACGACCGAACCTCCCCCtcggggggcagctggggggcccggacgcctgggtcccctctggacACCCCcggcgcctgggtcccccccgccccccagctcCAAAGGTAcaaccccggacgcctgggtccccctggcccCCCAGCTCCAAAGGTAcaaccccggacgcctgggtccccctggcccCCCAGCTCCAAAGGTAcaaccccggacgcctgggtcccctctggacACCCCcggcgcctgggtccccccaccccccagctccAAAGGTAcaaccccggacgcctgggtcccctctggacACCCCcggcgcctgggtcccccccgccccccagctcCAAAGGTAcaaccccggacgcctgggtcccctctggacACCCCcggcgcctgggtccccccaccccccagctccAAAGGTacggccccggacgcctgggtccccccagccccccagctccaaAGGTacagccccggacgcctgggtccctcccggatgcctgggtcccccaaaagGACAGTCATCCCCCTTCCCTTCCAAGACAcaaccccgaactcctgggtcccttccccacatctctgggtcccccccggacgcctgggtccctcccggatgcctgggtcccccaaaagGACAGTCATCCCCCCTGCCAAGACAcaaccccgaactcctgggtccctccccgaactcctgggtccccccggacgcctgggtcccccaccaGGTCCCCGAAGAGGAGGCGGCCGATGGTGCTGCAGGTGTGGAAGGCGAAGATCTCAAAGGGGTCCAGGGGGGCCCCCCCGTGGGAACGCAGCTCCTGGTGGGGGGGGCGCAGAGgggttggggtccccaggggggtgcagggggacccCGAGCGGGGGTGGGGTCCCTCAGGGtgatttgggggtgattttggggtaattGGGGGTCTCACCTCGCACAGCAGCGCCGCCTGGTGGCTCAGGAGGGgccgcagccgccccccggcccttCCCAGCGCCCCCCGCGCGGCCGCGCGCTGAGAGCgccaccccggggacccccccccgaGAGCCAGGTCCTGGCCCCCCCGCGACACCAGCgaccctgggggacatggggggtcaggggggacacggggggacatggggacacggggggacacggggacatggggggacacggggacatggggatcaggggggacatgggggacacggggacatggggcgagacgggggacatgggggacacgggggacatggggggtcagggggacatggggcatcatgggggttcaagggggtcagggggggacacggggacaaggggggtcaggggggacatggggggtcaggggggacataggggacacggggacaaggggggtcaggggggacatggggggtcaggggggacataggggacacggggacatggggggtcaggggggacatggggggtcaggggggacacggggacatggggggggacaccaacccccccacctcaggggcacccccagaactgccccctcctcccccagcaccccccagttccctcccttTCGCACCCACAtcaccccatagggaccccccccgccacccccccacccctggggacccccagaaccgcctcccccagcccccacaacaccccctgggccccccccaaGTCACCCCAGGGACCTccagccccccccaccccatagggcCCCCCCCGTACCCAAGTAACTTGGGGGGCGCCCCATCCAGACCCCCCAGTTCCGCGCCAGCGCCTCCCGGATCGTGCCCACCGAGCTCAGCACCAGCACGtctggggggaaacgggggggctggggggaccccaaaacggggGGGGCCCCAAAAAGGGAGGGGGAGGTTGGGGAGTCCGAGGGGGGCGGACAGTGGGGACCCCAaaggggtgatttgggggttccGGGGGGGCAAGAttgggggtcagttttggggtcccaaggtgtaatttgggggtgggggggtcgggTTCGGGGGTGTTTGGGGTAATGTGGGGGGGGTCGGGTTTGAGGTCCCAGGGTGCAATTTGGGGTAGGGGGGTCGGGTTCGGGGTGCTCGGGgtaatttgggggtgggggggttgggttCTGGGGTGTTCAGGGtaatttggggggggtcaggtttggggtcccagggtgcGATTTGGGGTGGGGGTCGGGTTGGGGGTCACTCACCGCGCCCCCCCCCGCGCACGTGCAGCACGGGCCCGCGTCCCCGCGCCAGGCGGCCCAGGTGCAGCGCCCCCTGCGGGTGCAGCAGGTGCAGCGCCCCCCCCCACGgagccccccgggcccccccaaatccccagagccccccccgggccccccccgcccccagcagcagcagcagcaccagcagcagcaccagcgcgGCCGCCATGGTCTGGGGGGGGCCCCGGGGAGCCCCGTATTGAGGGGAGAGCAAGCCCCGCC
Coding sequences within:
- the CYP21A2 gene encoding steroid 21-hydroxylase isoform X2 produces the protein MAAALVLLLVLLLLLGAGGARGGLWGFGGARGAPWGGALHLLHPQGALHLGRLARGRGPVLHVRGGGRDVLVLSSVGTIREALARNWGVWMGRPPSYLGSLVSRGGQDLALGGGSPGWRSQRAAARGALGRAGGRLRPLLSHQAALLCEELRSHGGAPLDPFEIFAFHTCSTIGRLLFGDLVLPNPGLRELLRLVEKRDAFVEAQIRRHQEHPSPPADTVLGALWGGDPGVRGGPLGPARLHMTLVDLFIGGTETTAAALGWAVAFLLHRPELQPQLRSELTVALGPTGTPAPGDASRLPLLQAVVTETLRLRPPAPLGLPHRAARHTSVAGVPVPAGSILVPNLLAAQTDPDTWHDPEAFLPERFLAPGAPVRALLPFGCGARACPGEGVARAELFVFLGHILRDFRLEPPAPGELPGLGVRGGTVLRCPPFRVRLTPVGPP
- the CYP21A2 gene encoding steroid 21-hydroxylase isoform X1, producing MAAALVLLLVLLLLLGAGGARGGLWGFGGARGAPWGGALHLLHPQGALHLGRLARGRGPVLHVRGGGRDVLVLSSVGTIREALARNWGVWMGRPPSYLGSLVSRGGQDLALGGGSPGWRSQRAAARGALGRAGGRLRPLLSHQAALLCEELRSHGGAPLDPFEIFAFHTCSTIGRLLFGDLLPPEGEVRSFARCLVELLDVWGRGSVQALDLLPLLRVLPNPGLRELLRLVEKRDAFVEAQIRRHQEHPSPPADTVLGALWGGDPGVRGGPLGPARLHMTLVDLFIGGTETTAAALGWAVAFLLHRPELQPQLRSELTVALGPTGTPAPGDASRLPLLQAVVTETLRLRPPAPLGLPHRAARHTSVAGVPVPAGSILVPNLLAAQTDPDTWHDPEAFLPERFLAPGAPVRALLPFGCGARACPGEGVARAELFVFLGHILRDFRLEPPAPGELPGLGVRGGTVLRCPPFRVRLTPVGPP